A stretch of Castanea sativa cultivar Marrone di Chiusa Pesio chromosome 2, ASM4071231v1 DNA encodes these proteins:
- the LOC142623276 gene encoding TMV resistance protein N-like: MATQTACFPSSSSSSSSWKYDAFLSFCGVDTRKNFTDHLYTSLKQKGITTFRDDEELERGKYINSELLKAIEESKYAIIVLSRNYASSKWCLIELAKIVECMNNNGLTVLPVFYHVDPSDVRNQTGTTLIEAFAKHTRNPKINKEDVQAWKAALKEVGNISGWHLYDRHESKVIQEILQRIYKELNRKFLRPVSKDLVGIESRVKEMLEFYLDEGLGGVRFVGICGMGGIGKTTLAQEIYQRISGKFEASSFISKVREETKKQGLVSLQKQLLSKILMESEINFGDVSEGINLILNRMRNKMVLIVLDDVDEEEQLEALAGKHDWFGVGSRIIITSRDNHMLRSHEVDDVYEAKGLNRNEALELFSWRAFKKNYPEENYVDLSMNFVSYADGLPLALKVLGSSLFGRKTNAWRSALDKLKVEPDIKIMNVLQISFDGLLYTEKELFLDIACFFKGEKKDHIRDMLENFGYYPDYNIDILIEKSLITIDNWGTLWMHDLLQEMGHEIVWRESPKEPGRRTRLWMYEDVLHVLENNTGTDIVEGIVLNTHVGKVEYLKAFSMMKNLRLLKIGNKLRLLKIGNKLSLVEIVNMQLRHHLIGGNVELPQGLIYLSNELRALEWHGYPLKSFPNNFQPNKLVELIMHFCCIEQLWKGIMILEKLKFIDLSDSQNLIETPDFSGVLTLRQLILQRCTTLSKVHESLGNLKRLIRLDLRGCECLESLPHKINLESLEVCILSGCLRLRKFPEIVGNMSRLSELYLDNTAIEDLSVEHFIGLVKLDISDCKNLSRFPNVSRSLTSLKTLALSGCSKLDELPEYLGNVGGLEELDVSGTAIRELPSSILLLKNLKFLCLHGCEELLCFPLMQQRSPNPMGILKHSLIDLDLSYCNIREIPDDFGCLSSLKQLVLDRNSFVVLPNSIIGLSELKSLSLKGCTSLRSLPKLPLGIQLINASGCTSLETFVLWPEDSLIPNLILLNCVKLSENQGYVDMLLTILRHHLIKMYHIKNQLQNGPVFPGCEIPKWFSHQNSRASMNLQVPSDLCNKFMGIAVCVVFVFFPFPYHPFIRQDDENTLRFSVKANGILIPGTDRFKIFGKLELYQHHLYMRYLPSPFFGKDWEEALSQSHAVATGFSHQIEITFEIRNPGMKVTTCGARLVYEQDIEALIPNFIRSNQDIEDARQTKAECSSSIISITHNYDEDVNRAVPCGEGTSNDVDTPHPKGIQLPNLIERLMLCLGKWIGNLCTHGQGDSDYEEEESQ; the protein is encoded by the exons ATGGCCACTCAAACAGCCtgctttccttcttcttcttcttcttcttcttcttggaaATACGACGCCTTCCTTAGTTTTTGTGGTGTTGACACCCGCAAGAATTTTACAGACCATCTCTATACTTCTTTGAAACAAAAAGGCATTACCACCTTTAGGGATGATGAGGAACTTGAGCGaggaaaatatataaattcaGAGCTCTTGAAAGCAATAGAAGAGTCCAAGTATGCAATCATCGTTCTTTCAAGAAACTATGCCTCTTCAAAGTGGTGTTTGATTGAACTAGCGAAAATTGTCGAATGTATGAACAACAATGGGTTGACAGTTTTGCCTGTCTTTTACCACGTGGATCCCTCTGATGTACGGAACCAGACGGGGACGACTCTCATCGAAGCCTTTGCTAAGCACACAAGAAATCCCAAGATTAACAAAGAGGATGTGCAAGCATGGAAAGCTGCTTTGAAAGAAGTTGGCAATATCTCTGGATGGCATTTATACGATAG GCATGAATCAAAAGTTATCCAAGAAATCCTTCAAAGGATATATAAAGAATTGAATAGAAAATTCTTAAGGCCTGTTTCTAAGGATCTTGTTGGAATAGAATCTCGTGTGAAGGAAATGTTGGAATTTTATTTGGATGAAGGGCTGGGTGGTGTTCGCTTTGTAGGGATTTGCGGGATGGGTGGAATAGGCAAAACTACTCTTGCACAAGAAATTTATCAAAGAATTTCTGGTAAGTTTGAAGCTAGCAGCTTTATCTCTAAGGTAAGAgaagaaactaaaaaacaaGGGCTAGTTTCTTTACAGAAGCAACTTCTTTCTAAGATCCTTATGGAAAGTGAAATAAATTTTGGGGATGTTAGTGAGGGAATCAATCTTATATTGAATAGAATGCGTAATAAAATGGTTCTTATTGTCCTTGATGACGTGGATGAAGAAGAACAATTAGAAGCACTTGCAGGGAAACATGATTGGTTTGGTGTAGGAAGTAGAATCATTATAACAAGTAGAGATAACCATATGTTGAGAAGTCATGAAGTGGATGATGTATATGAAGCTAAGGGGTTGAACAGAAACGAGGCTTTGGAGCTTTTTAGTTGGAGAGCGTTCAAGAAGAACTATCCTGAAGAAAATTATGTGGATTTGTCTATGAATTTTGTGAGTTATGCTGACGGCCTACCTTTAGCTCTTAAAGTTTTAGGCTCTTCATTATTTGGTAGAAAAACTAATGCATGGAGAAGTGCTCTAGATAAGCTAAAAGTAGAACCTGATATAAAAATTATGAACGTACttcaaataagttttgatgGGCTACTGTATACAGAGAAAGAATTGTTCCTagatattgcatgtttcttcaaaggagagaaaaaggaTCACATAAGAGATATGTTAGAAAATTTTGGTTACTACCCAGACTACAATATTGACATCCTCATAGAAAAATCTCTTATAACCATTGATAATTGGGGAACTTTGTGGATGCATGATTTGTTACAAGAAATGGGTCATGAAATTGTTTGGCGTGAATCACCTAAAGAGCCCGGTAGACGTACGAGGTTGTGGATGTATGAGGATGTCCTTCATGTATTGGAGAATAATACT GGAACAGACATTGTTGAAGGCATAGTCCTAAACACACATGTGGGTAAAGTGGAATACTTGAAAGCCTTCtcaatgatgaaaaatttgAGATTGCTTAAAATTGGTAATAAATTGAGATTGCTTAAAATTGGTAATAAATTGAGTTTGGTTGAAATTGTTAATATGCAACTTCGACATCACCTCATTGGAGGTAATGTGGAACTTCCACAAGGCCTCATTTATCTTTCTAATGAGTTACGGGCTTTAGAATGGCATGGATATCCTTTAAAGTCCTTTCCAAATAATTTCCAACCAAATAAACTTGTTGAACTCATAATGCATTTTTGCTGCATCGAACAACTGTGGAAAGGAATTATG attttagaaaagttaaaatttattGACTTGAGTGACTCTCAAAACTTGATCGAAACCCCAGACTTTAGTGGAGTCCTAACTCTCAGGCAATTGATTCTTCAACGTTGTACAACATTGTCTAAGGTTCATGAATCTCTTGGAAATCTCAAACGACTTATTCGATTGGATCTAAGAGGTTGTGAATGCCTTGAAAGCCTTCCACACAAGATCAACTTGGAATCTCTTGAAGTTTGTATTCTTTCGGGATGTTTAAGGTTGAGGAAATTTCCAGAAATTGTGGGAAATATGTCACGTTTATCGGAGCTTTATTTGGACAATACTGCCATTGAGGATCTATCAGTAGAGCATTTTATTGGCCTTGTTAAATTGGACATAAGTGATTGCAAGAATCTTTCAAGATTTCCTAATGTAAGTCGTAGTTTGACATCTCTAAAAACTCTAGCTTTATCTGGCTGCTCAAAACTTGATGAATTGCCAGAGTACTTGGGAAACGTTGGAGGCCTAGAGGAGTTAGATGTGAGTGGAACTGCTATAAGAGAGCTACCTTCCTCCATTCTTCTcttgaaaaatctcaaattccTTTGTCTCCATGGATGTGAAGAACTCCTTTGCTTTCCTTTAATGCAACAAAGAAGTCCAAATCCCATGGGCATATTAAAGCATTCTTTGATCGATCTAGATCTAAGCTATTGCAATATTCGGGAAATTCCGGATGATTTTGGCTGCTTGTCATCTTTAAAACAATTAGTTCTAGACAGAAATAGTTTTGTTGTCCTTCCTAATAGCATCATTGGGCTTTCTGAATTGAAAAGTCTTAGTTTAAAAGGTTGCACTAGTCTTCGATCATTGCCAAAACTTCCATTAGGTATCCAGTTGATTAATGCATCAGGGTGTACCTCATTGGAAACATTTGTGTTATGGCCAGAAGATAGTCTTATCCCGAATCTCATTCTTTTAAATTGTGTCAAATTGAGTGAGAATCAAGGCTACGTTGACATGTTGTTAACAATTTTAAGGCATCATTTGATTaag ATGTACCATATAAAAAATCAGCTGCAAAATGGTCCCGTGTTTCCAGGTTGTGAAATCCCAAAATGGTTTAGCCACCAAAATTCGAGGGCTTCAATGAATCTACAAGTGCCTTCAGATTTATGTAACAAATTCATGGGGATCGCTGTGTGCGTTGTTTTTGTATTCTTCCCATTCCCATATCATCCATTTATAAGACAAGATGACGAGAATACGCTTCGGTTTTCCGTTAAAGCCAACGGAATTCTGATTCCAGGTACTGATCGCTTTAAAATATTTGGTAAGCTCGAATTGTATCAACATCACCTTTACATGAGATATCTTCCCTCTCCATTCTTCGGAAAGGACTGGGAAGAAGCATTGAGTCAAAGTCATGCTGTTGCTACTGGTTTCAGTCATCAGATTGAGATTACATTTGAAATCAGAAATCCAGGCATGAAGGTTACGACATGTGGGGCCCGTTTGGTATATGAGCAAGACATTGAAGCTCTGATTCCAAACTTTATACGCTCTAATCAAGACATTGAAGATGCCAGGCAAACTAAAGCTGAGTGTAGCAGTAGCATCATCAGTATCACTCATAACTATGATGAGGATGTGAATCGGGCTGTACCTTGTGGAGAAGGTACCTCTAATGACGTAGACACACCACACCCAAAGGGGATACAGCTCCCTAATCTAATTGAAAGACTCATGCTGTGTTTGGGAAAATGGATTGGCAATTTATGTACACATGGACAAGGTGACTCTGATTATGAGGAAGAGGAATCCCAGTGA
- the LOC142624296 gene encoding ferredoxin C 1, chloroplastic-like, giving the protein MATLHFTPSPTLIPPRHNHTNNLSVTSFHLKFKPTWLSSPIVQSYKVAIKHKGQTTQLEVEPNETILTKALDSGLSIPHDCKLGVCMTCPARLLSGSVDQSDGMLSDDVGEQGYALLCAALSMLGLSH; this is encoded by the coding sequence ATGGCAACCCTTCACTTCACTCCATCTCCTACACTCATTCCACCAAGACACAACCACACCAACAACCTCTCTGTTACTTCATTCCATCTCAAATTCAAACCAACCTGGCTCTCCTCACCTATTGTTCAATCATACAAAGTGGCCATTAAGCACAAGGGTCAAACTACCCAACTAGAAGTGGAACCAAACGAGACCATTCTAACCAAGGCACTTGATTCTGGGCTGTCTATCCCACATGACTGCAAGCTTGGGGTATGCATGACTTGCCCAGCTCGGCTCTTGAGTGGCTCAGTTGATCAGAGTGATGGTATGCTTAGTGATGACGTGGGGGAGCAAGGTTATGCACTTTTATGTGCAGCTTTATCCATGCTCGGATTGTCACATTAG
- the LOC142626023 gene encoding uncharacterized protein LOC142626023: MTFNFLRGSIAFSSVVNSHFSLRVCRFCSKASTTILDKETEITTRSAPSFSYSSSLHLSPLFTDDKVHSGSYDIELVDHDTWRVSSGLAQAWQGVDGTSSLGTNSLMVDEPVDSCSQVVECDQDFDDIDNMRIRGNLFYKLDRDSKEFEEYNLDFHRRKSSNRENDRKEIKKAEKKDIPSGNVAPRVEKLPKVVSNKIVKSPLDEMDNACVGKKKLRTPTYNQLTGPYHEPFCLDICISKASVRACVVHRVTSKVVAVAHSISKDMKFDLASTRNVTACGAVGAVLAQRALADDIHDVVYTPRKGDRLEGKLQVVLQSIIDNGVNVKVKLKQKRPIRGGLSSTP, encoded by the coding sequence ATGACATTCAACTTTTTGAGGGGAAGTATCGCCTTCTCATCAGTTGTgaattctcatttttctttgagGGTGTGTCGTTTTTGCTCCAAGGCCTCCACAACAATTCTTGATAAAGAGACAGAGATAACAACACGTTCAGCACCTTCTTTTAGTTATTCTAGTAGTCTTCATCTCTCTCCATTGTTTACTGATGATAAAGTTCATTCGGGTAGTTATGATATTGAGCTTGTGGATCATGATACGTGGAGAGTTTCGTCTGGTTTAGCACAAGCTTGGCAAGGAGTAGATGGTACTTCTTCATTGGGAACAAATTCTCTTATGGTTGATGAACCAGTTGATTCTTGTTCTCAAGTTGTTGAGTGTGATCAGGACTTCGATGACATTGATAATATGAGAATTCGTGGCAATCTGTTCTATAAACTTGACCGGGATTCCAAGGAATTTGAAGAGTACAATCTTGATTTCCACCGGAGGAAGTCTTCAAATCGAGAGAATGATCGAAAGGAAATCAAAAAGGCAGAGAAAAAGGATATCCCAAGTGGTAACGTGGCCCCAAGAGTTGAAAAACTTCCTAAGGTAGTAAGCAACAAAATTGTTAAGTCTCCACTTGATGAAATGGATAATGCCTGTGTTGGTAAGAAGAAGCTGAGGACTCCAACTTATAATCAACTTACCGGTCCTTACCACGAACCTTTTTGCTTGGACATTTGCATATCCAAGGCTTCTGTTCGTGCCTGTGTTGTCCACAGGGTGACAAGTAAGGTTGTTGCTGTGGCACATTCCATTTCTAAAGACATGAAGTTTGACCTGGCTTCGACTAGGAATGTGACTGCTTGTGGTGCTGTGGGGGCAGTTCTGGCTCAGAGGGCATTGGCTGATGATATTCATGATGTGGTTTACACTCCTAGGAAGGGGGACAGATTGGAAGGGAAGCTTCAGGTTGTGCTTCAATCTATTATTGATAATGGTGTTAATGTGAAGGTGAAGCTTAAGCAAAAGAGACCCATAAGAGGTGGTCTGTCATCTACACCTTAG
- the LOC142623132 gene encoding uncharacterized protein LOC142623132, whose protein sequence is MSINDKYKGDNIVLWAAKYKQAVVLRLLLKYEFVKCKLIHEVDMKENNALHLAAKLIHEVDMNNALHPAAKLIHEVDMNENNALHPAVKQGGLSSSNEPNSKSGAALQMQWEIKWYEFVKRSMPPHFCFQLNKDNQTPEEIFNDSHKELVQKGGEWLKKTSESCSVVAALIATVAFAASTAFPGELNPGNGMPNLTKRPGLSIFAISSLIALFFSITSLFSFLSIITDRCKQKDFHFKLPMRLVIALITLFIAIVSILVSFCAGHSFLLDYKLKNQTFNVYAGLTCLPILCFCLQQLPLYLDYVQANLSEVPPSSYKPSPL, encoded by the exons ATGTCAATTAATGACAAGTACAAAGGTGACAATATTGTGCTTTGGGCAGCAAAGTACAAGCAAGCAGTAGTATTAAGGCTACTCCTCAAGTATGAATTTGTGAAATGCAAACTAATTCATGAAGTGGATATGAAAGAAAACAATGCATTGCATCTGGCAGCAAAGCTAATTCATGAAGTGGATATGAACAATGCATTGCATCCGGCAGCAAAGCTAATTCATGAAGTGGATATGAATGAAAACAATGCGTTGCATCCGGCAGTAAAGCAAGGGGGACTCAGTTCTTCGAACGAGCCAAACTCGAAGTCTGGGGCCGCATTACAAATGCAGTGGGAAATCAAGTGGTATGAG TTTGTAAAAAGAAGTATGCCGCCACACTTCTGTTTTCAGCTCAACAAGGATAACCAGACCCCAGAAGAAATCTTCAATGATTCCCACAAGGAACTAGTCCAAAAGGGAGGCGAGTGGCTAAAAAAGACCTCTGAATCCTGCTCAGTTGTGGCTGCACTCATTGCCACTGTTGCCTTTGCTGCGTCAACCGCTTTCCCGGGTGAACTCAACCCAGGCAATGGTATGCCAAACCTTACAAAGAGGCCAGGACTCTCCATCTTTGCCATCTCCTCGCTAATTGCCCTGTTTTTCTCCATCACTTCCTTGTTCTCGTTTCTTTCCATCATTACTGATCGATGCAAACAGAAAGATTTCCACTTCAAGCTGCCAATGAGACTTGTGATCGCCTTAATTACTCTCTTCATAGCCATTGTGTCGATATTGGTTTCTTTTTGTGCTGGACATTCCTTTCTGCTTGATTATAAACTGAAAAACCAGACCTTCAATGTATATGCAGGACTAACATGCCTACCAATACTATGTTTTTGCCTGCAACAACTTCCGCTCTACCTTGATTACGTTCAGGCTAATTTAAGCGAGGTGCCTCCCTCGAGCTATAAGCCCTCTCCTCTCTAG